One Mycolicibacterium crocinum DNA window includes the following coding sequences:
- a CDS encoding cobalamin B12-binding domain-containing protein has translation MREVTRLAEYQEALATRNRVQATGIVTDLLKNGADPVAVLTEVIAASQRDVGLRWQRGEWTVADEHAATAISVAATRAVGDYVNGIPLRDKSVLVACAEREWHELPAMIIGCALRANGWDTTVLGAATSPMRLSQHLADSGPDAVAISCSVLGALPTTRRFIEAATAAGVPTLVGGPAFGYDNVRAHALGATAWASDAYAAVLTMEALPTIAPALPEISPAAASEQAFLDLHHRRIVEALRDRWSLTREPHPNAAIADLANDTLNQALHALSAALLTGDPRPITETAWWIGDVLAARNADPAVVAELATLLGDVLDDSPLARELVRAHFRIEND, from the coding sequence ATGCGAGAGGTGACCCGGCTCGCGGAGTACCAGGAGGCGTTGGCCACCAGGAACCGAGTGCAGGCGACCGGGATCGTCACCGATCTGCTCAAGAACGGCGCCGACCCGGTGGCCGTGCTGACCGAGGTGATCGCCGCGTCGCAGCGCGACGTCGGACTGCGTTGGCAGCGCGGCGAATGGACGGTGGCCGACGAACATGCTGCCACCGCGATCTCGGTCGCCGCGACCCGCGCTGTCGGGGACTACGTGAACGGAATTCCCTTGCGGGACAAGTCGGTTTTGGTGGCCTGCGCCGAGCGGGAATGGCACGAGTTGCCGGCCATGATCATCGGGTGCGCGCTGCGCGCGAACGGCTGGGACACCACTGTGCTGGGTGCTGCCACCTCGCCGATGCGGCTCAGTCAGCATCTCGCCGACAGCGGACCCGATGCGGTGGCGATCAGCTGTTCGGTGCTGGGAGCACTGCCCACCACGCGCCGCTTCATCGAGGCGGCCACCGCGGCCGGAGTGCCAACACTGGTCGGCGGTCCCGCGTTCGGGTACGACAATGTCAGAGCCCACGCGCTGGGTGCGACCGCCTGGGCCTCAGACGCCTACGCCGCGGTGCTGACCATGGAGGCGTTACCCACGATTGCCCCTGCCCTGCCGGAGATCTCGCCGGCGGCCGCCAGCGAGCAGGCCTTCCTCGACCTGCATCACCGCCGAATCGTCGAGGCGCTGCGCGACCGGTGGTCACTGACGCGCGAACCGCATCCGAACGCAGCCATCGCCGACTTGGCCAATGACACGTTGAATCAAGCCCTGCACGCACTGTCCGCGGCGCTACTAACCGGAGATCCCCGGCCGATCACCGAAACCGCCTGGTGGATCGGCGATGTGCTGGCGGCCCGCAACGCCGACCCCGCGGTGGTGGCGGAGCTGGCGACGCTGCTCGGCGACGTTCTCGACGACTCGCCACTGGCGCGCGAACTTGTGCGGGCGCACTTCCGCATCGAGAACGACTGA
- a CDS encoding [protein-PII] uridylyltransferase yields the protein MTKQSRDSAAGASRWEAPAAGSSKPAKDLAAANKQLLEGGQRQLDSAALRDALLDLHEFWLTTKATEIGITATSGFAIVATGGLGRREFVPYSDLDLMLLHDNMPADIVTQVAELLWYPLWDANIRLDHSVRTVPEALAVANEDISAGLAMLEARHIAGDAELSQLLIGGARRQWRTGIASRFDELVEHTQARWQRSGQIAHRAEPDLKCGRGGLRDVQLLNALAIAQLADVYPSHSLVSPTGSLGGAHLSLLNVRTELHRSSKRGRDQLLAQFADEIGAALRIGDRFDLARVLSDAARTISYYVDAGLRTAANALPKRGLSVLRRPTRRPLDEGVVEFAGEVILARDARPERDPGLILRVAAASATTGLPMSASTLSRLAASAPELRTPWPRDALKDLLVLLAAGPTTVATIEALDRTGLWGRLFPEWGAVRDLPPRDVVHIWTVDRHLVETVARASTFTTRVSRPDLLVLGALLHDIGKGRGGDHSVIGADLAVQVGTRLGLWPSDIDVLSAIVRYHLLLPDVATRRDLQDPKTISGVIDALGGDPVLLELLDALAEADSLATGPGVWGDWKASLIGDLVRRCRLMIAGEPQPQADPIDPHHLSLAADGGVHVEMTPGESVHTFNVAMIAPDRRGLLSKAAGVLALNSLRVHSASVNSAGGAAINTFVVSPHFGAPPAAELLRQQFILALRGELDVMSALEKRDQEAAQYGTGRVGEHKPAVPINAVPAPPRILWHAGSEEGQLIVEIRTTDRTGLLAMLTGVFERAGADIGWAKITTLGSSVVDAFGISVPASHTADTARSELERELYEVLPTPPHAKPAEEAS from the coding sequence ATGACAAAGCAATCAAGAGATTCCGCCGCCGGCGCTTCCCGATGGGAGGCACCGGCGGCGGGTTCGTCCAAACCCGCCAAAGATCTGGCCGCCGCCAACAAGCAACTGTTGGAAGGCGGTCAGCGACAACTCGATTCGGCTGCTCTGCGTGACGCCCTGCTGGACCTTCACGAGTTCTGGCTGACCACCAAGGCCACCGAGATCGGGATCACCGCCACCAGCGGATTCGCCATCGTCGCGACCGGCGGCCTTGGCCGCCGCGAATTCGTCCCGTACTCCGATCTCGACCTCATGCTGCTGCACGACAACATGCCCGCCGACATCGTCACCCAGGTGGCCGAGCTGCTGTGGTATCCGTTGTGGGACGCCAATATTCGGCTCGATCACAGTGTCCGCACGGTGCCCGAGGCGCTGGCGGTGGCCAACGAGGACATTTCGGCCGGGCTGGCGATGCTGGAGGCCCGGCACATCGCGGGCGACGCCGAACTGTCCCAGCTGCTGATCGGCGGGGCGCGACGGCAATGGCGCACCGGGATCGCCTCCCGCTTCGACGAGCTCGTCGAGCACACCCAGGCACGCTGGCAGCGCAGCGGTCAGATCGCGCACCGTGCCGAGCCCGACCTCAAATGCGGCCGCGGCGGCCTGCGCGATGTCCAGCTGCTCAATGCGCTGGCGATCGCCCAGCTGGCCGACGTCTACCCCAGCCACTCGCTGGTGTCGCCGACCGGCTCGCTGGGCGGCGCGCATCTGTCGCTGCTCAACGTGCGCACCGAACTTCACCGGTCCTCCAAGCGCGGCCGCGACCAGCTGCTGGCCCAGTTCGCCGACGAAATCGGTGCCGCGCTGCGCATCGGTGACCGCTTCGATCTGGCCCGGGTGCTCTCCGACGCCGCGCGCACCATCAGCTACTACGTCGACGCGGGCCTGCGCACCGCGGCCAATGCCCTTCCCAAGCGCGGACTTTCGGTGCTGCGCCGGCCAACTCGGCGCCCGCTGGACGAAGGGGTGGTGGAATTCGCCGGCGAGGTGATCCTGGCGCGCGACGCCCGCCCGGAGCGCGACCCGGGCCTGATCCTGCGGGTCGCCGCCGCGTCGGCGACCACCGGGCTGCCGATGTCGGCGTCGACGTTGAGCAGGCTGGCGGCCTCGGCGCCGGAACTGCGCACACCCTGGCCGCGCGACGCACTCAAGGACTTGTTGGTGTTGCTGGCCGCGGGCCCGACCACAGTGGCCACCATCGAGGCGCTCGACCGCACCGGGTTGTGGGGGCGGCTCTTCCCCGAATGGGGCGCCGTGCGCGACCTGCCGCCCCGCGACGTCGTCCACATCTGGACCGTCGATCGGCATCTCGTCGAAACCGTCGCGCGGGCAAGCACATTCACCACGAGGGTGTCGCGCCCGGACCTGCTGGTGCTGGGTGCGCTGTTGCACGATATCGGCAAGGGCCGCGGCGGGGACCACAGTGTGATCGGCGCCGATCTGGCCGTGCAGGTCGGCACCCGGCTGGGCCTGTGGCCCTCGGACATCGACGTGCTCTCGGCGATCGTCCGGTATCACCTGCTGCTGCCCGACGTGGCGACCCGCCGGGACCTGCAGGACCCCAAGACCATCTCGGGCGTCATCGATGCACTGGGTGGCGACCCGGTGCTGCTCGAGTTGCTCGATGCGCTGGCCGAGGCGGATTCACTGGCCACGGGTCCCGGAGTGTGGGGCGACTGGAAGGCCTCGCTGATCGGCGACCTGGTCCGCCGCTGCCGCTTGATGATCGCGGGCGAACCGCAGCCGCAGGCGGATCCCATTGACCCGCATCATCTTTCCCTTGCCGCCGACGGCGGGGTGCACGTCGAGATGACGCCGGGGGAGAGCGTGCACACCTTCAACGTGGCAATGATCGCCCCGGACCGGCGCGGTCTGTTGTCCAAGGCGGCCGGAGTCCTGGCACTCAACTCGCTGCGGGTGCATTCGGCATCGGTCAACAGCGCGGGGGGAGCGGCGATCAACACCTTCGTGGTTTCGCCCCACTTCGGTGCGCCGCCCGCCGCCGAGCTCCTGCGTCAGCAGTTCATCCTCGCCCTGCGCGGCGAGCTCGACGTCATGTCCGCGTTGGAGAAGCGCGACCAAGAGGCGGCGCAATACGGCACCGGACGGGTGGGGGAGCACAAGCCGGCGGTGCCGATCAACGCCGTGCCGGCGCCGCCGCGCATCCTGTGGCACGCCGGCAGCGAGGAGGGCCAGCTGATCGTCGAGATCCGCACCACCGACCGCACCGGGCTGCTTGCGATGCTGACCGGCGTGTTCGAGCGGGCCGGCGCGGACATCGGCTGGGCCAAGATCACCACGCTGGGATCGTCGGTGGTCGACGCGTTCGGCATCTCGGTTCCCGCGTCGCACACCGCCGATACCGCCCGGTCCGAGTTGGAGCGGGAACTCTACGAGGTGCTGCCCACTCCGCCGCACGCCAAGCCCGCCGAGGAAGCCAGCTAG
- a CDS encoding STAS domain-containing protein — protein MALDAYDPRLHWLGEIAVVSASGALDLLTSPRLGQVLTSTLEQRPAALVVDLTDLNFLGSAGMQVLVDAYEAATPDIGFAVVADGPGTSRPLKLIGLTEIFDVVPTLQGAVDRLSRGV, from the coding sequence GTGGCTTTGGACGCATACGATCCCCGCCTGCACTGGCTGGGAGAAATCGCTGTCGTCAGTGCTTCGGGCGCACTCGACCTGTTGACGTCGCCGCGTCTCGGGCAGGTACTCACCAGCACTCTCGAGCAGCGACCGGCCGCCCTCGTCGTCGACCTGACCGACCTGAACTTCCTCGGCTCGGCCGGTATGCAGGTGCTCGTCGACGCGTACGAGGCGGCAACGCCGGACATCGGGTTCGCCGTGGTCGCCGACGGGCCAGGCACCAGTCGGCCACTCAAGCTGATCGGGCTGACCGAGATCTTCGACGTCGTCCCGACCCTGCAGGGCGCAGTCGACAGGCTCAGCCGCGGGGTGTGA
- a CDS encoding PP2C family protein-serine/threonine phosphatase: MANQSAPEVAHRDVEVALDGSLNLRRTALTLLTAVRPALADWAVLAMPDEPTGGLALHGGTSVTFSAVISRSSASERGIDQVLRTGQRLHRHVDHDMSPAEIGTRLRHSGLAEELARLRPVDVLTLPLTARGATLGVFVLARTEGRVFDPDTIVEAERVAARAAVALDSARLYEERGRLATVLQRTLRPPQLPQLTGFSVAARYRAAVEHLEVGGDFYDVLGTDDDLLITLGDVCGKGVDTAALTLQARQTIRTATHFDRQPDRVLDALNSVLCDQKVGAFVTALYARVRSGTDGQPAEADIAAAGHPGPMLIRANGHVEQVDVAGIAAGVKRGVPYRPATVQLHRGDTLLMFTDGVEEARREERLYGVPRLLEILPAYAGAGGEVICEAVERDVLEYLDGDPHDDMALLAVTCER, encoded by the coding sequence ATGGCAAACCAGTCCGCGCCCGAGGTCGCGCACCGCGACGTCGAGGTAGCACTGGACGGATCGCTGAATCTGCGTCGTACGGCACTCACGTTGCTCACCGCCGTCCGGCCTGCTCTGGCGGACTGGGCGGTACTGGCGATGCCCGATGAGCCCACCGGCGGCCTGGCGCTGCACGGCGGCACCAGCGTCACGTTCTCCGCTGTCATCTCCCGATCATCGGCCAGCGAGCGTGGGATCGATCAGGTGCTGCGCACCGGCCAGCGACTACACCGCCACGTCGACCACGACATGTCACCGGCCGAGATCGGCACCCGCTTACGCCACTCCGGCCTGGCCGAGGAACTCGCACGGCTGCGCCCCGTCGACGTGTTGACCCTGCCGCTCACCGCGCGCGGCGCGACGCTCGGGGTCTTCGTGCTCGCCCGCACCGAAGGACGCGTGTTCGATCCGGACACCATTGTGGAAGCCGAGCGGGTGGCCGCCAGGGCCGCGGTCGCGCTCGACTCCGCGCGGCTCTACGAGGAGCGGGGCCGGTTGGCCACGGTGCTGCAGCGCACGCTTCGCCCGCCGCAGCTTCCGCAGCTGACGGGCTTCTCGGTAGCCGCGCGGTATCGGGCGGCCGTGGAGCATCTCGAGGTGGGCGGCGATTTCTACGACGTGCTGGGTACCGACGACGACCTTCTCATCACCCTGGGCGACGTGTGCGGCAAGGGCGTGGACACCGCAGCTCTCACCTTGCAGGCGCGCCAAACCATCCGTACCGCAACGCATTTCGACCGCCAACCGGATCGGGTGCTCGACGCGCTGAATTCGGTGCTGTGCGATCAGAAGGTCGGCGCGTTCGTCACGGCGCTGTACGCCCGGGTCCGCAGCGGCACCGACGGTCAGCCGGCCGAAGCCGATATCGCCGCCGCCGGGCATCCCGGTCCGATGCTGATTCGCGCCAACGGTCACGTCGAGCAGGTCGATGTCGCCGGCATCGCGGCCGGGGTGAAACGTGGTGTGCCATACCGCCCCGCGACGGTGCAGCTGCATCGCGGCGACACCCTGCTGATGTTCACCGACGGTGTCGAGGAGGCCCGTCGAGAGGAACGTCTGTACGGAGTGCCCCGGCTGCTGGAGATCTTGCCCGCCTACGCGGGCGCCGGCGGCGAGGTGATCTGCGAAGCCGTCGAGCGCGACGTTCTGGAGTATCTCGACGGTGATCCCCACGACGACATGGCGCTGCTGGCGGTCACATGCGAGAGGTGA
- a CDS encoding ammonium transporter — MGVPDTGDTAWMLASSALVLLMTPGLAFFYGGMVRAKGVLNMIMMSVSAMGVVTVLWVLYGYSLAFGNDKFNLFGDPTQYFGLKGLIGGTYLQLKPEDAAVSIPLAGTIPQVVFVAFQLMFAIITVALISGAVADRLKFGGWLVFAGLWATFVYFPVAHWVFAFDGVTGETGGWIANKLKAIDFAGGTAVHINSGTAGLVLAIILGKRLGWPGTPMRPHNLPFVMLGAGLLWFGWYGFNAGSAVGSNGIAGVTFITTTVATGAAMLGWLLTERIRDGHATTLGAASGIVAGLVAITPSCSSVNVVGALAIGAGAGIVCALAVGLKYKLGFDDSLDVVGVHLVGGLFGTLMVGLVATSEAPAAVSGLFYGGGFDQLIKQAIGAFAVLGYSAIGTAILALIVKYTIGLRLDREEEASGIDEAEHAETAYDFATAGTGSVLGRHGAEE, encoded by the coding sequence ATGGGCGTGCCGGACACCGGCGACACAGCATGGATGCTTGCGAGCTCCGCGCTCGTGCTGCTGATGACGCCTGGTCTGGCCTTTTTCTACGGCGGCATGGTGCGTGCCAAGGGTGTGCTCAACATGATCATGATGAGCGTCAGTGCCATGGGCGTGGTGACAGTGCTCTGGGTGCTGTACGGCTATTCGCTGGCGTTCGGCAATGACAAGTTCAATCTGTTCGGCGATCCCACCCAGTACTTCGGCCTCAAGGGGCTGATCGGTGGCACCTACCTGCAACTCAAACCGGAGGATGCGGCCGTTTCGATCCCGCTGGCCGGAACCATTCCGCAGGTGGTGTTCGTCGCGTTCCAGCTCATGTTCGCCATCATCACCGTCGCCCTGATCTCGGGCGCGGTCGCCGATCGCCTGAAGTTCGGCGGCTGGCTGGTCTTCGCCGGCCTGTGGGCCACGTTCGTGTACTTCCCGGTCGCCCACTGGGTGTTCGCCTTCGACGGTGTCACCGGTGAGACCGGCGGCTGGATTGCCAACAAGCTCAAGGCAATCGACTTCGCCGGTGGAACCGCGGTGCACATCAACTCCGGTACCGCGGGCCTGGTGCTGGCGATCATCCTGGGCAAGCGCCTCGGCTGGCCGGGCACCCCGATGCGCCCGCACAACCTGCCGTTCGTGATGCTCGGCGCCGGTCTGCTCTGGTTCGGCTGGTACGGCTTCAACGCCGGTTCTGCGGTGGGCTCCAACGGAATTGCCGGTGTCACGTTCATCACGACGACCGTCGCCACCGGTGCCGCGATGCTCGGCTGGCTGCTCACCGAGCGGATTCGCGATGGTCACGCCACCACCCTGGGCGCGGCATCGGGCATCGTGGCCGGCCTGGTCGCGATCACCCCGTCCTGCTCGTCGGTGAATGTGGTTGGCGCGCTGGCGATCGGCGCGGGCGCCGGCATCGTCTGCGCTCTCGCGGTCGGCCTGAAGTACAAGCTGGGCTTCGACGATTCGCTCGACGTGGTCGGCGTGCACCTCGTCGGTGGTCTGTTCGGAACCCTGATGGTCGGCCTCGTCGCCACCTCGGAGGCCCCGGCCGCGGTTTCCGGCCTGTTCTACGGCGGTGGCTTCGATCAGCTGATCAAGCAGGCCATCGGTGCCTTCGCGGTTCTGGGGTACTCCGCCATCGGGACAGCTATCTTGGCCTTGATCGTGAAGTACACCATCGGACTGCGGCTTGATCGCGAGGAAGAGGCATCCGGCATCGACGAAGCCGAGCACGCGGAGACCGCGTACGACTTCGCAACTGCCGGCACCGGCTCGGTTCTCGGACGTCACGGCGCGGAGGAATGA
- the ftsY gene encoding signal recognition particle-docking protein FtsY produces MSEGLWIAIAVIAVLVVAALIIGLVRYRRRQISLRRSSESPTPIDRSGGYSASSGISFTQSSATTAPPKAPAPKPPTIDTTGLPGVGDDAAIPRDSIKRPIEDVRLPEPPVAEEPVARDTGVAPPAPPVEPEAQAAREAQAAPAAPDLDAIAPAEGRLERLRGRLAKSQNALGRSMLGLLGGGDLDEDSWEEVEDTLLIADLGPVVTASVIEQLRSRLASATVRTEADARAILRDVLIIELNPGLDRSIKALPHEDKPSVLLVVGVNGTGKTTTVGKLARVLVADGRRVVLGAADTFRAAAADQLQSWASRVGADVIRGPEGADPASVAFDSVDKGIEAGADVVVIDTAGRLHTKTGLMDELGKVKRVVEKRAAVDEVLLVLDATIGQNGLAQARVFADVVAITGVVLTKLDGTAKGGIVFRVQQELGVPVKLVGLGEGPDDLAPFEPAAFVDALLG; encoded by the coding sequence GTGTCAGAGGGTCTCTGGATCGCTATCGCGGTCATCGCCGTCCTGGTCGTCGCTGCACTCATCATCGGTCTGGTTCGCTACCGGCGACGCCAAATCAGTTTGCGCCGCAGCTCAGAGAGTCCCACACCGATCGACCGATCCGGCGGATACAGCGCATCATCGGGCATTTCGTTCACACAATCGTCAGCAACAACTGCGCCCCCGAAAGCGCCGGCACCCAAGCCGCCCACCATCGACACCACCGGGCTGCCGGGAGTCGGTGATGACGCCGCTATCCCGCGCGACTCGATCAAGCGTCCGATCGAAGACGTACGGTTGCCCGAGCCGCCGGTCGCCGAGGAACCGGTTGCCCGTGACACCGGAGTAGCGCCGCCGGCCCCTCCGGTCGAGCCGGAGGCCCAGGCCGCACGGGAAGCTCAGGCCGCACCGGCCGCACCCGACCTGGACGCCATTGCTCCGGCTGAAGGCCGGCTCGAACGGCTGCGCGGGCGGCTCGCCAAATCGCAGAACGCGCTCGGCCGCAGCATGCTCGGCCTGCTCGGCGGCGGCGACCTCGACGAAGACTCGTGGGAAGAGGTCGAAGACACCCTGCTGATCGCCGACCTCGGCCCGGTCGTCACCGCCTCGGTGATCGAGCAGCTGCGCAGCCGGCTGGCCAGCGCCACCGTGCGCACCGAGGCCGATGCCCGCGCCATTCTGCGCGACGTGCTGATCATCGAACTGAACCCCGGCCTGGACCGCTCGATCAAGGCGCTGCCGCACGAGGACAAGCCGTCGGTGCTGTTGGTCGTCGGCGTGAACGGAACCGGTAAGACCACCACGGTCGGCAAGTTGGCCCGTGTTCTCGTGGCCGACGGGCGCCGCGTCGTTCTCGGTGCGGCCGACACCTTCCGCGCGGCCGCCGCCGACCAGTTGCAGAGCTGGGCGTCGCGGGTCGGCGCCGACGTCATCCGCGGCCCGGAGGGGGCCGATCCGGCCTCGGTGGCTTTTGATTCGGTCGACAAGGGCATTGAAGCCGGCGCCGACGTCGTCGTCATCGACACCGCCGGGCGGCTGCACACCAAAACCGGTCTGATGGACGAGCTCGGCAAGGTCAAGCGCGTCGTGGAAAAGCGGGCGGCCGTCGACGAGGTGCTGCTCGTGCTCGACGCGACGATCGGGCAGAACGGTCTGGCGCAGGCCCGGGTGTTCGCTGACGTCGTCGCCATCACCGGGGTGGTGCTCACCAAACTCGACGGCACAGCCAAGGGCGGCATCGTCTTCCGCGTTCAGCAGGAACTCGGTGTACCGGTGAAGCTGGTCGGATTGGGCGAGGGCCCCGACGATCTCGCCCCGTTCGAGCCGGCCGCGTTCGTCGACGCGCTGCTCGGATAG
- the ffh gene encoding signal recognition particle protein has protein sequence MFESLSDRLTGALAGLRGKGRLTDADIDATTREIRLALLEADVSLPVVRAFVNRIKERARGAEVSGALNPAQQVVKIVNEELIGILGGETRQLAFAKNPPTVIMLAGLQGAGKTTLAGKLAKWLKVQGHTPLLVACDLQRPGAVNQLKIVGERAGVNVFAPHPGTAPDAADTEGAGPGDPVAVAAGGLAEAQAKHFDVVIVDTAGRLGIDDVLMAQAAAIRDAVRPDETLFVLDAMIGQDAVATAEAFGSGVGFTGVVLTKLDGDARGGAALSVREVTGVPILFASTGEKLEDFDVFHPDRMASRILGMGDVLSLIEQAEQVFDAQKAEEAAAKIGSGELTLEDFLEQMLAIRKMGPIGNLLGMLPGAGQMKDALAAVDDKQLDRLQAIIRGMTPQERADPKIINASRRLRIANGSGVTVSEVNQLVDRFFEARKMMSQMAGAMGMPFGRRSSKKNVKGKNKQAGKKKGNRGPTPPKQNPLLAGGFPDLSGMPEGLNELPPGLADFDLSKLKFPGKK, from the coding sequence GTGTTTGAATCCCTGTCCGACCGGTTGACCGGTGCGCTGGCCGGCCTGCGTGGCAAAGGCCGGCTGACCGACGCCGATATCGATGCCACCACGCGCGAAATCAGGCTGGCGCTGCTGGAGGCCGACGTATCGCTGCCGGTCGTGCGCGCTTTCGTCAACCGCATCAAGGAGCGGGCGCGCGGCGCCGAGGTCTCCGGCGCGCTCAACCCCGCCCAACAGGTCGTCAAGATCGTCAACGAGGAGCTCATCGGCATCCTCGGCGGCGAGACCCGTCAGCTGGCCTTCGCCAAGAACCCGCCGACGGTCATCATGCTGGCCGGCCTGCAGGGCGCCGGTAAGACCACGCTGGCCGGCAAGCTCGCCAAGTGGCTCAAAGTTCAGGGCCACACCCCGCTGCTGGTGGCCTGCGACCTGCAGCGGCCCGGCGCGGTCAACCAGCTCAAGATCGTCGGCGAACGCGCCGGCGTCAACGTCTTCGCCCCTCATCCGGGCACCGCGCCCGACGCCGCCGACACCGAGGGGGCCGGCCCCGGCGATCCCGTGGCTGTCGCCGCCGGCGGCCTGGCCGAGGCGCAGGCCAAGCACTTCGACGTCGTCATCGTCGACACCGCGGGCCGCCTCGGCATCGACGACGTGCTGATGGCGCAGGCGGCCGCAATCCGCGACGCCGTGCGCCCGGACGAGACTTTGTTCGTCCTCGACGCGATGATCGGTCAGGACGCCGTGGCCACCGCCGAGGCGTTCGGGTCCGGAGTCGGGTTCACCGGTGTGGTGCTGACCAAGTTGGACGGTGACGCCCGCGGTGGTGCGGCGCTGTCGGTCCGCGAGGTCACCGGCGTGCCGATCCTGTTCGCGTCGACCGGCGAGAAGCTCGAGGACTTCGACGTCTTCCACCCCGACCGGATGGCCAGCCGAATCCTCGGCATGGGCGACGTGTTGTCCCTCATCGAGCAGGCCGAGCAGGTCTTCGATGCTCAGAAGGCCGAGGAGGCCGCCGCCAAGATCGGCTCCGGCGAGCTCACGCTGGAGGACTTCCTCGAGCAGATGCTGGCCATCCGCAAAATGGGCCCGATCGGCAACCTGCTCGGCATGCTGCCCGGCGCGGGCCAGATGAAAGACGCGCTGGCCGCCGTCGACGACAAGCAGCTCGACCGCCTGCAGGCGATCATCCGCGGCATGACGCCGCAGGAGCGGGCCGACCCGAAGATCATCAACGCCTCACGCCGGCTGCGTATCGCCAACGGCTCCGGTGTCACGGTGTCGGAGGTCAACCAGCTCGTCGATCGCTTCTTCGAAGCGCGAAAGATGATGTCGCAGATGGCCGGAGCGATGGGCATGCCGTTCGGGCGTCGCTCGTCGAAGAAGAACGTCAAGGGCAAGAACAAGCAGGCGGGCAAGAAGAAGGGCAACCGCGGTCCGACGCCGCCGAAGCAGAATCCCTTGCTCGCCGGTGGCTTCCCGGACCTGTCCGGTATGCCCGAAGGCCTGAACGAATTGCCGCCCGGGCTGGCCGATTTCGACTTGTCCAAGCTGAAGTTCCCGGGCAAGAAGTAG
- the fni gene encoding type 2 isopentenyl-diphosphate Delta-isomerase translates to MTMDRTGMASRKLRHIDACLHGPVEYETVTTGFENYRLPYNALTQTNLGTVDLSTGFLGSQLRAPVLIGAMTGGAELSRTINRNLAEAAQKLGVGMMLGSQRIMLDDPDGTVAASFSIRDLAPDVLLIGNIGLAQLSDDVAPKIAAALDRIGADALAVHINPLQEAMQASGDTDFSGSLERLRRLADDLPYPILLKEVGHGIGSAAAERLRDLSIAAVDVAGAGGTSWARVEQLVRYGEVRYPAVAEWGVPTAQALTEVRATLPNMPLVASGGIRTGVDAAKALMLGADVVALARPLLAPAIESPAAALDALHGFVEELRVCLHGCGAADLPALRRLSLTPRG, encoded by the coding sequence ATGACGATGGACCGGACGGGGATGGCGAGCCGCAAGCTGCGCCACATCGACGCCTGCCTGCACGGACCAGTTGAATACGAAACGGTCACCACCGGGTTCGAGAACTACCGGCTGCCCTACAACGCCCTGACCCAGACGAATCTCGGCACCGTCGACCTCAGCACCGGTTTCCTCGGCTCGCAGCTGCGCGCTCCCGTCCTGATCGGGGCGATGACGGGCGGCGCGGAGCTGTCCCGGACGATCAACCGCAACCTTGCCGAGGCCGCCCAGAAGCTCGGCGTCGGCATGATGCTCGGCTCGCAGCGCATCATGCTTGACGACCCCGACGGCACGGTGGCGGCATCGTTCAGCATTCGCGACCTCGCCCCCGACGTTTTGCTGATCGGCAACATCGGGCTGGCTCAGCTCTCCGATGACGTCGCCCCGAAGATCGCGGCCGCACTGGACCGGATCGGTGCCGACGCGCTCGCGGTCCACATCAACCCGCTGCAAGAGGCGATGCAGGCCAGCGGCGACACCGACTTCAGCGGTTCACTCGAGCGGTTGCGCCGTCTGGCCGACGACTTGCCCTACCCGATCCTGCTCAAGGAGGTCGGGCACGGTATCGGGTCGGCGGCCGCGGAGCGGCTGCGGGATCTGTCGATCGCCGCGGTCGACGTCGCCGGTGCGGGCGGCACGTCGTGGGCGCGGGTCGAGCAGCTGGTGCGGTACGGCGAGGTGCGCTATCCGGCGGTCGCCGAATGGGGTGTGCCGACGGCGCAGGCACTCACCGAGGTTCGCGCCACGCTGCCGAACATGCCGCTGGTGGCGTCCGGTGGCATCCGCACCGGAGTCGATGCCGCGAAGGCTCTGATGCTGGGCGCCGATGTGGTGGCGCTGGCCCGTCCGCTGCTGGCCCCGGCGATCGAGTCGCCGGCCGCGGCGCTGGACGCGCTACACGGCTTCGTCGAAGAACTTCGGGTGTGCCTGCACGGCTGCGGTGCGGCGGACCTGCCCGCCCTGCGGCGGCTGAGCCTCACACCCCGCGGCTGA
- a CDS encoding P-II family nitrogen regulator, translated as MKLITAIVKPFTLEDVKTGLEQTGILGMTVSEVQGYGRQKGHTEVYRGAEYSVDFVPKVRVEVIVDDSAVDKVVDVIVQAARTGKIGDGKVWVSPVETVVRVRTGERGSDAL; from the coding sequence ATGAAGCTGATTACTGCGATCGTCAAGCCGTTCACGCTGGAAGACGTCAAGACGGGTCTGGAGCAGACGGGAATCCTCGGGATGACCGTCAGCGAGGTCCAGGGCTACGGACGTCAGAAGGGTCACACCGAGGTCTACCGCGGTGCGGAGTACTCGGTGGACTTCGTGCCCAAGGTGCGCGTGGAGGTCATTGTCGATGACTCCGCCGTCGACAAGGTGGTGGACGTCATCGTGCAGGCCGCACGGACCGGCAAGATCGGCGACGGCAAGGTGTGGGTCAGCCCGGTGGAGACCGTTGTTCGGGTCCGCACCGGTGAGCGTGGGTCCGACGCTCTCTGA